Part of the Musa acuminata AAA Group cultivar baxijiao chromosome BXJ3-10, Cavendish_Baxijiao_AAA, whole genome shotgun sequence genome, TCTCTCTGTCTCCCTATCCCTCTATGTTTATACGTTTTCTGTGTCATATTCAAACAACATCAATAGGAAACAGaaacaaacaaaaacaagaacTAAAACAACGGATCTCACTTGTCATCGAGCGTCTTAAGCTCGTCCTCGATCCTCTTTCTCATGCGATCAAGAACCGCAGTGTCCATCTCCAGCACCGAGGCGACAGCGAGGGACTCGTATAGGGAGGCCATGTCTATCGAACAAGCATGCAATAACATCAGGACCGCGAATGGaaggaagagagaaagggcaCAAATGGTGGATGTCGTCGTCATCGTTACCACGGGTCTTGACGGCATCGAGAACCTCATCACGGAGGCGGACCTTCTCGATGTCGTCGACGTCGGGGTGGGTGAGGAGGAAGAGCTTGTGGGCGAGGGCGATATGCTGTTGCTGAGTGCCGTCTTGCGCTTCCATTGCTCACGCACGCTGTCTTCTTTTCCTGCGTCGCTTCGTTTCCGCTTCGGTTTTATAGGGTTTCCGCCCTGGCTTAACGGGCGCGGCTCGTTTGTCCACGAAGCCCTGAATCCGAACTCGGAGCCTAACTGACCCGAATCCGAATCAACGATCGGGGTTTGGGTTTGGGTTTGGGTGGGCTCAACCTCGGTTCGGTTTTCCTATTAAGAATAAAATAATTCCAACGGGTGAAAATTAACCTAAAAGACTTAGTACTCTTACGTAGGTTTTATTTACCAACTCAAAATATCTTGTATTATATCTAACCATTTAATCTGAATTTAGTCCTATCCAAAATAGAAGATCGTTGAATATTTGAAGAAGAAATTTATTTGAAGGCGAAAAATATCTATACCTCATATTCTTTTATCCCATAATCATATCATTTATCTCTTTTCATTGTGTTTTGATGTGAGGACTTTCAATACGTTTCAAGATcttaattattatcaatttttatatttaaaaataattaaattatatattagttgttttatttttatagatatagtatatatatagacGAGACGTTTTGGGATGCATCAAAtgctttaattattttcttatcaTAAGTAGATGCATTGAAAGAAGACGATGTATTAATCACttggtatatatttttatttttgatagatACATCATGCACAAACAATATGTTGGGAGAAGTAATATATACTTGGATTATCTTTTTAAACCAAGAAAAGGTATTATGCataaattgaatattttttattgcatcaagtgttttcgatacttttttatTGCATAAATTGAATAAGACACCTTAGGTTGAATGGAGCactttaatttttttctatattGGGCATAAATGAACACACTTTAAATGTCACCGGcccaataaaatattatatacatttatattgtATCTtttaatacaagtgataaatgggTCGCATTGGGCTATATGGACCTAACCCGAGTTGGTAAGGCTAAATTAACTCAACCCGAGCCGATCGAGCAAATTGACTTGACCCATGGTCGGGCTAAATCGACTGAACTTGAGCTGGTCGATCATATTTGACCTAATCTAGGTTGGAGGGTCAAAACTGACCCGACCGAGTTGATCGGGCAAATTGATCCAACTTAGGTTGGTTGGTTTAGTCAAATTGACCCAAGCAAAATTACTTGACTAGGGCAGAAGAAAACCCTTTTATACAATTGTATCTTAATATTAAACACATGTAGTTAATTAGGACAACAGTAAAAGCCCAGACTTCCGAAATGGAAATGGTGTCTTTGGTTAAGACTCTTTAAACGAAGGAGATATTACTAATGAGTATGTATGCTTGTGTTGATAACTCATGTAACATAAAAAAAGAGGCTTGGCATGATGGTAAATAGatttatacaaaataaaaaaaaaataaaagattgagCTTAAAAGGGTgtaaagataattttattttaataaaaggaCATTTATTATCTTTAGGATGTAACTTCTTTGACTTGCTGCTTTGTAAATCACTTTGATACAAATATTCTTCTTTTCCGATGCAGATGTGCACATCACTGAGAAGAAAATTGTCATCAGGGATGAAAGAATGAGAAGGAGAATCTGAAGAAAGAGCAAATGCGGCAGAAGACAGAGACTATACCCACAACTGCTCCATTGATTAAAGGACATTTTTTGACATTCCGAGATGCATGTACAGAAACAGGAAACTAAGGCGATGTTACGAGAGGAAAGACACTATCTCCGTGACGACAAGTTCATTGAACACTGATGTCAACGACCTTGCTTGAAGGTGAAGCCTTTGGAATTGTCACATAGAGCACCCCATCCTTCACCTCTGCCTTGATCTTTTCCAGGTCGATGGTATCGGGCAATGCGATCCTACTGTTATATCGACCATAGCTCTTGGCAGAccattcttcttcctccccttcttttattTCCTTGGGCAGTTTCTCTGCCTTGATGACCAGCATTCTTTCCTCCACCCacaccttgacatcattcttggtcATGCCGGGCATGTCGAACCTCATCTTGTACACACCTTCCCCCTCTTTGATCTCCCATGGAGTCCTTCCCCTCCTATAACCGCCCCCAAATTCCTCACCACCCACGGAAGGTGATGATGTGACACTGTAACCAAGGGGATCATCCATGATTCTCTCCATTGTCTCCATCATTTGCTGTACTGTTCTCGCGGTAGGAAATCGGTCCCACAGTCCTGAAATTTACATACGTCAACAGCCAATACCAATTCCCTTCACAATGTATAACTAATCCAATCAAGAATTGTCAGAATGTAAAGGAACAAAGACCAGCTGGtagaatgaaaagaaaagaaatcaataGTTTAAAGCTCATACACAATGAGTCCTTTCCCAAGGAATTTACTAGAAATTGATGGTGTTAAAGCTCATAAACATAGTGTTAAAGAAATCAATAAAATTCTACATTTACTAGTTACACAATTAAAATCATTTATCATATGCCTCTCTTACCCAATCTCTAACAAAGAATATGTATGCATTCTGAGCTTCCACCATACATACCCAATTCGAATCATTTATCCGATAGAAGATTTTTCATTTTCTTGTCAGCATGCATTATGAGTTCTTCATTTGAGCTTCCACCATGCATACCCAATTCAAATGATTTATCAGATAGAActtcaatttttttcattttcaagtGAGTCTGCGATGGATGACGAGTCTTCAGATCTTAATTGTCTGCTtcaatcagttttttttttttctcccactTGTATGGTGAATTTGAGAGTGATGGCATATCCAATTTCTCTTCCAAGATAATTGCTACTTTTTCTCCAAGACACAATAGACAGAGCAGAAACGCATGGAATAGATGCTGAAAGACCAACATAAACATCAAAGGAATCTTACCGAGAGGCGCAGAGGGAGCCACACCCCTCCTCGGCGCATGACGCTGCGGCTCCTGCTGTTGTCGCACCTTACCGGCTCTCTGGAGGTGGTCAAGGCTGTCTCTGCCGTCGGGGACCATGGCCTTGACGGCGAGATTGCGCGGAGCTCCAAGAGGGGATTGTCGGACCCCATGGAGGGCCAAGAAGCGATGACCAAGAGTGCTGCTGCCTCTTCCACGGGAGGAAAGAGGAAGAAGTGAGACGGAGTTCGGGTTCGAGATCGTCGACGGCATCTTATCTGATCTCCGCTGCTACGGCAGGCCTCCCGCTGATCTCAAAGAAGTGATGGCCGAGAGAGGGGCGACCGGTGATTATTTATAGCAGATGCGTGGGGGAGGAGACGAAGCCGAGCCGGCCATCTCTTCGCGTGGAGGGTTCGGGATCGCTTCCAGAATTTTCTGGGACACAACAGCGCTTACCAGAACGTGTTCTGGAAACTCCACTGCCTTATGGGCTTTATGGGCCCTCCAAGCCCGTAACAACAAGAATTACATTAATGGGCGCCGCATCGGTTGACCAGATTCCAAGTCAAAACTTGAGTGTCTTTCAAATATTCCAAAGGAACCAAAAACTTATTGCAATGACTGCAAAAAATTAATCCTTAAAAGTCTTACCCATAGAAAGCAATGAATCTTTATAAGTAAAATTAAAACCGATATGTTGATGCGACAAAACTCATAACTTGATTGAAACATACATTTTGTGAAGATATAATGCATAGAATCCATAAAAAGCCCATAGCAATGGCGCACAGCTTCGAATAAACGTAGGGAGTCAATGTCAAACtttcacaaaaagaaaaaaactttaaTCCTTGGAGTAATCTTGAATTACTAAATCACTTTCCAACTGGACAAAGCCTCCACCTTAATCATTTTCGATGCTTTTGCTTTAACTATTAGTATGGGGTTACGATTAATGAATCTCAATGATTCTTCCCCTCGTAAGAGGTCCAAAGATCATAAAAATCTTATTCTGATTCTAGCAACCACCACATTTTATATTAGAGACCTTCTTAAATGTTCACAAATCAAGTactcaaatataaaatattaacccAAGGGCCCTCCCATAAGGATATCATCTTCCTCTGATTACTTAAAACCTTTCGGAAGTCATTCCTAATGTTAAACAAGAGGTTTTGTATACTCCTAAAAGTCCATGTAGGTCTTTTGAATTCCTTTTCTAACCTGCGGGTGTAAGTTACCATATTCAATCTCAAAGGACCATAACCTAAAGAAGATTATCATtattaagaaaagaaagaaaaatatgttTAATAGTAATAgattttttaattatgataaaatcacatATTCCCAAACCCTCTTCCTTGGCTGAACATATGGTATCCAAATTTATCaaatacattattttattatattaagattcactcaaaaaaaaattttagagATTTAAAAAAGTCTATTGAGAAGTTTACCCACGACCAGCAATTCATTAATATATAAGTTAAAATAAAATTGTTGACAACATTGATCATGACTGAACAAAGCATGTGACACTTTGATATCACCTTCACTGTCAATGCATTAACATGACTTGCCATCTCATGCATTACGTGAATATCCTTCTTGCATGCCTCAAACTTGCTATAAATTACCACATCTAAGCAATCTTGATGTGCTCTTCATGACTAACGCTTCTCTCTAAGCTTGAATCACTATAATCAGACAAAATATGTAACGATTAGCATGACTTGTCATTTAACGTATTACGTGAATATCCTTCTCGCATGCCTTCAACTTATTGTAAATGCCTCTATTTATGCTTGATGCATCTAATGCATCTTCCCATGATGAGCTCAATGTTGTATTTGAGGTGAACACATCTCTTGATGCTCGACATGACTTTCATGACTATCACCTCTCTCCTCACTCTACTTGCCCAAATCAAACAAAGTGTGTCATGCACATGATGTAGCATTCTTGGTTAACatatcttcttatatatttttaactAAGTTAAGCATTTGACACGCTAGACATCGCCTTTGTGGCCAACGTGCCTCCTTGAGCTTGAAGCATCATAATCAAATAGAGTATATGATGAGCCCCACGTAATCTTCACAACCCACAGGTTTACTATCAGTGCTCAATGTGCTATAACTAGGAAAAGCGCTTAACACAACCTTCACAACCAACAGGTCTCCTTGTACCCGATGTATCCTAATCAGGCAAAACATGTGATGTGCTCGATATTACTAATGCATCTCTCTATGGTCGATACATGTGATGCAACCTTCATGGCTAATGTATCTCCCCACACTCGACACATCTAACTCAACAAAGTGTGTAATGCACCAAACATAGTTTTTCGAGGTTAATATGTCTAAATATACTCGACATGCTCTAACCGAGCAAAGTGTGGAACATGCCAATACAACATTAGCAAATAGTGTCTTCCTACGCTTGATGTATCTTTAGTCAAACAAAATGTGCAATGTGCCTAATATAGGTTTTATGACTAACATGTATCACATTCTCAATATGTCATAAAGGGGCAAAACACACAAAGGGACCTTTACTGTCAACCAATCTCTTGCACTCCATGTGCCCAATGTGTCCTGAAATGCATGCGATGTGTTTGATGTAGCCTTTGCGGCCATCACCTCTCAATGCTGCTCGACTTACCTTAATCGAGCAAAATACGTGGTATGTTCATTCATGGCTAATTTGTCTCATAATGCTTGTCATTCTCAACTGAGTAGAGCATATGACATGCCCGATACAGCCTTCACATATGTGTCTCCCCATGCTTGAGGTGACCTTCATGGTTAGCATTTCTCACTCGTAATCGGATAAAGTGTTTGAACAAATAATATAACCTTTATGGCCAATGCATCTCCCCATGCTTGATGTGTTATAATTATGCAATGTGTATGATGTCATTAACATGATGTTTAAGGGCAATATATCTTTCTGCTCTCGATGTACTTAATCAAGCTATGATACGCTCAATATACTCAGAAACAAAACATGACACATTTGACATAACCTTTATAGTCAATATATCTCCTCGTGCAATGTTATAATGAGACAAAGCATATTATGCACTCGATGTGTCTTAGTTGGATAAAGTACGTGACGTGATCAATATGATCTTCACAATCAATGTGTATCTTTATTccacatgctcgatatacgatagaTTATGCATGAGGCAAACATCACAAAACCTTTAGTTTCAAAAGTTCTAATAATATATAGTATAGTctatcatatgtatatatacatctattaatcattaaaaaataaataattttaaattaataaaaaactttataGACATATTTATTTCAATCCTAATGTTGGTGACTACGCTAATATATCCTCTATAAATGGATAAGAGTGTTCATGACTTGGTTCGCCCGAAAGATCCTTCCCTGTACTATTggtcttcttttctttctcagatttgttcccggtcTACTTGAGGCCATGGTTTCACCATACCACCACATCTGGTTCGGACCGCGATTCATAGGTTTAAGACCGCCATTTATAAACCGGACCGGAAATTATGCTGCCTGATGCCCTGACGTTACAGTAACGACTAACCGACAGCAATGGCTAGGGTTGGGTTTTGGCCGGCCCGGTTTAGGCTTGCATAGGTTCACTTTAATATGAGCGGACGCAAGTGCATCTCCGACGATCGCACTTCGGTAGAACACGAGAAGAGGGGAGCGGCGAAGGCAAAGGGGCGGTGATTGTTCAAGAAtggggaagaagacgaagaagcccGGCAAGGGGAAGGAGAAGACGGAGCGGAAGACGGCCAAGGCCGAGGAGAAGAGGGTGCGCAGGGAGAGCAAGAAGAACGTCTCCCAGGAGGACGACATCGACGCCATCCTCGTAATCGCTCGTCTCCCACTCAAACCTTAGTGTTGTCCTCTCttgattcctttctttttttttttcttgtgttgtGATCTTTTCGTCTTTCTTTTCCGCGGTTCACCTTTTGCTGTAGAAAAACATACAGAAGGAGGAGGCGAAGAAGAAGGAAGTCCACGTCGAGGAGAACGTCCCCGCCCCTTCTCCCCGGTCCGGTTGTTCGGTAATTCGTCATGAAGATTCTTGATGATAGGGTTTGCGATTTCGAGATTAGGTTATTGCTATCTTTTCTTGGCTATTTGTTTAGCGATAGGCgtatgtacctaaatgcttcttttgtggGTAACCGAGTCAAATTCCCTCAGAAAAACTGGCCTGGTTAACGGGAAAGAGAGATTATGGTACCCACCACGTTAGTCGTTTTGTAGTTTTGACATTCTTCTTAGGAATGTATATGTTCGACAAAATAACTGCGTTAATTTCTTGACTGGCTTTATGAACAGTTGACCAAGATAAGTTCAAAACATGAACATTGAATGCTTGTACTTGATTAATTTTCCCTCTTTTCTGCTTTAAAACGGGTCAGGGCTCTAACCTTTATTATTAACagaatgaaacaaaaatcaaACCATGTACTCGCTGGCAACCAAGGCTTCTGTCATACCTAATTGTTAGTATTTCAAAGATAGGTTTCTAATTGATATCCTTTTCTTGCAGCTGATCATTAATCCATTGAAAGACACCGAGTTGATTTTGTATGGGGGAGAGTTTTACAATGGCAACAAGGTCAGAACTAACAAGTACACTATTCTAAATGTATTGTTGAAATtgatttgcttttcatttatttCCTATCTTTGTGGCATTATAGTTTAGATATCCATGTTTTATGTTTCTTATTTTGTTgcattcccttctttttggataccataaaatgaaaaataaaacaaaatatgcttcaTTATAGGCAAATGAAATATATCTGTGTAGTAAATTTTTTGCTGTGGGAGTCCTGATGTATGTTAACCGACCAAGTTGTTGCTGCAGACTTTTGTTTATGGTGATCTTTATCGATATGATGTAGAAAAAAATGAATGGAAGTTGATATCAAGTCCCAATAGTCCACCTCCTCGTAGTGCTCATCAAGCTGTTGCATGGAAAGACCATATTTATATATTTGGTAATTAACCTAAACTCATCATATATTGTCACTAACCCCAGTCACTTTCTCGTGTGTAATTTATATCGATTTTATTCCATAGGTGGCGAATTTACGTCTCCAAACCAGGAACGTTTTCATCATTATAAGGTAATTGTTTTGATCAACTTATCTATGAGATTTGATATTTTATTCATTTAGTTCTTTGTTTACTTATCAGAAATTTTGTAGGTGAAAAGTTCATGTGGTATATACAAATTGATCTGATAGATTCTGATTGATGCATGCACACGTACTTGTTTGTTTCACTCTAACTTGCTAGGCATATTTACATTTTTTTGGCAAGGAAAATACATGATGGATGTTCTATTGAGGATGACTAGAAGTCGATACCAAAAACAAGCAACTGTAATGTGCCTAATGAATGTTGACGTCTCAGGAACATCTGACTAAACGATCGTACTATTCTTATGTgcatatattttcttgatcttgaacCCAATATGAGCTGCTAGTATAGTGGTCATAGTCGTTTGAATCTGACAGCATAAAGAACAAATATAATTGATGAAGAATAAGACATAAGTATTAGCTGCAGAACACAATCTTAAAGAAGTGGTCAAGAGAAGGAAGATGGAAGCGGAAACAACAGTGGAAAAGGAAACAGTAGCAATCGAGAAAAGGGCaggaagaaaaagaagtgagAGAGATAAGGATGTCAAACCCTTCGTGTGATGGCTTAATCTTCAATcactttcctttttctctattaTCTGGATTCCTTTCCTTTGATCATTACAAATAATTGAATACCATCTTTAACGCCACatagttttttttgttattaACATAAAATTGAAAAATTATGTTACAATTTAAGTGAGCTTTTATGTGCATGGACCTTTGAAACTTTAAAGCCTCAAGTAAGATGAATGTTACGATGCAGCATCATGTAGCTACAGGTACCACAATGGGTACTTTAGCCATGAGTGAGTATGGTGGTCTTTTTTATTGATTGGGTTATAACATATGGTAGGGTTATGGGCATAGTAGCCTATAGAATGAATGCTAGATGATTGTAAACCTCTAAAGCATTAGGTTCAAGCATTGTTATATTCTTCTTCCACCTTCTTCTCTTCGTTTCCCCTAAATCTCTTTTCTgaggcttgtattttctcaaagtgAAATGGCATTTGTTAGGTGGGGCTCCTAACAGTAAGGTTCAAAATTTCTGCCTAGTACAACCTTGGATGTAAGCATGTTTTTTTTATGCTGGTCTAGATGAGGAATATGGTATCCAATTAGTTGACAACAAGGAAAAAAGGCTGTTCTTTGGTTGTAGAGAAAAGGTAAACTGGACAGAAGAGAAGAGCAAAAATGTAAATGGTTATTAGAAAAGATCAACTATGTTTTGTATCTTCCAAGTTCCATTTTATTGTTGTATGAAACTTTGTGGTTTCATATTTCTTTCCTGTTAGTTCCTTTTCTCTTCAGGCTTGATGAATTATGCTATGCTGGAAAGATTGATAGCAGACGGTAGACTTACTATTAGGTGCACTTCAGGTATTTTAAACCATGGGACCATGGGTGTAGTTCAAATATGTGATGCATCTTGTGATTTCCAAAACAAACCCCATTTTAACTAatgtttaattgggtttcttttTAACTTAACAAGATTTTTGTTCTTATAATAATAACCTGTTATATGATTCAATTTACTGTTTTAGGACTTTTGGATGTTGGATTTGAAGACAAATCAATGGGAGCAACTACTTTTAAAAGGATGTCTGAGTGCCCGCTCAGGCCATCGCATGGTATGTGTGCTATTTTGCTTTTTATTTATGTAGCCAACTAGACATCTGTTGTATTCATGCACTGTCTTATCTTTAGAACCTTCACAAAATAATAGATAATATATACTTTATCTAAATCAGGCACATTTGGTACTTGATAGGTAACATAAAATTCTATTATTGTATTTTGGCAAGCTTGATTACTGGTCCAATTTCCAAGTTCCACAAATTGATAGGAGTTTGCAGTGGGGCTGAATAGATAAAGCAGTCTTTCCATGAGGAGAAGCACTTGGAGTGGTAAACAATTATTATAagcaaattatcataaaataatgACAAAAGATTTGTTATTGCTGTGTAAAATATAACCAttgttttgtaaatatatatttcTTCGAGTTTGCTACTCGAATACTCTAGAATATATTAAGCAACAGATTTCGTACAACTTCCAAATACATGGTCAAGTAGAAGAGTTGTGGTTTACACTTTATGCATGTAGTCAAGAATCTAAAAAGGTTCCATAAATTAGAGGacaaaaaaaattcttcttttgttGTCAAATGGCCGGTGAAACTATTTTGGAGCATTCTAAATTCACCTTTTCTGCTCTTGTGTACTACACAAACTTCATTATTGCAATTTATGGAAGTCACTAAAATCAAACGACAAATGGTTGCTTCCGCTAAATTTCAATAGTATTATTCTGAATCCATGAAAAAGTAGAAATTTTTAATGTCATATATGGTGCATGAATAGTGGTTTGGTTTATTATTCATGCTTTTGAGTTTGCACTAATATACATCCTTGTACTTCTGAATGTGTTATGTCTTTGTTACTCTTGCTAGATGCAGTCATTTTCAATTGTGAAGTGATTAAATGCCTCCAGGACCAATGTTAGTGTTGCATAATTATGTAATGACATCAGCTCTTTAACCCTTTTCCGTTGTCAGGTGTTGTACAAGCACAAAATTATTGTTTTTGGTGGCTTTTATGACACTCTCAGGGAAGTAAGGTTTGATTTCTTTTTGGCTCAAgcttatgttattttattttgtctttgtgatacttgtttttgacatatttgctttctattttttaataataattttttcttctTATCCCTTGCCGATCGATGTATGTACCTACCTGCATCATGCttgttatattgtggtttttggtTTTGTATCAAGAGATCATAATGTGTTGGATTAGGCATACTGCCAATAACTTGGTTGAAGCATTTTGAATCACATGGTCAAAGCTCATCCTTTTACAAGTTATTGTGCCATTAAGCTGTCAGGTTTTAGAAATCAATATCAGGTAACCTATCAACTTCTCTTTATGGGTTAACACATTGAGATGTGTGTTcacaccaaggattgaaatatcgtaccgtatcgaagTTTCGACATTCTCTCGATACGGTATGatagtataccgagcggtatactattcggtaggtatatatatatatatatatatgtatgtatatgtatatatatatatatatgcatatgtatatatacttatatatacatatatatatataatcttttatttatataataaataaacttTTGTCGTGCCATATCGAAGTTTCGAAATGAcatcacctatatatatataaaatcttttattatatatatatatatatatgtgtgacgtcGCCCATCTTCTCCCTAGGCGAGgcgacatctatatatatataatcttttatttatatatatttatatatttatatattgatatattgatatatataatttttaaaaaaatatgcgacgtcgcctctcttctccctaggATAAAGGCGACattgcctttatatatatatatatatatatatatatatatatatatatatatatataatttataaataagaaaaatatcgcCCGATAGcgagcggtccacgtaccggtttactatcggaccggtacgtaccgcccggtatcatttgaaactgtataccttggttCACACTAAGATGTCACACTATGCAATGGTTCCTTAGTGGAATTTTAATGATGTATCTTGGATTACATTTGGTGACAATTGGGTTCTGGCAAGGATTTTGAGTGAGGTTGATCATGACACTCAAATAGTCTCTTATTGGAAGGTGATGATAGTTTGGAATGAACTTTATTACTTGATGGGCTTACTGTTGAAAAAGTAGGAATTTGGTACCCGATATTTTGTAATGTAAACTTTTCTGTTAATCTCACACATTTATGTTACCACATTTCTCTTTATCTTAACAAAAATAGTTTTACAGAAGATAAAAAAGAGAATAAATATTACAAGTACTAAGTATATGTCCTTTTTCTTACTGGTCATAATCTTTAATATTCTGTCATATTAATGTTGATGTTGTGTCTATGTTACCATATCCATTTTTGTCATTTGAATTCAGTGCTGGTTTTGTTCTAACTGTTAATTGATTATGTACAAAAAATTGTACTACTAATATCTTTAAAAGTTAAGGTAACAACCAATGAAATTTAATTGACCTTTCAAAAATGTTGATATAAGTAGGGACAAAATCttcaaattttgaaataaatccTGATGACTTAGTTATTTGATCCTTAAGTAACTATGTTGATTGATTTTGATCAACTTAGCTAATAAACTTAATCTAGTTTTAATTGTGGACTGGAGACGGTCATGAACCCACAATCCAATCTTCATCAGTTGCTTCCATTGTGCAGTTTCAGGTCCTTGTGACAAAGATTACAACACATCATAAATAAAGCAGGATAGAGAGCGAAGGATGAAGAATGCAAAATTAATTGAAAATAAACTCAACTTGACCCTTAAACTAAATCGACCAAACTAGACTTGATCTTGAAGTATGATTTTATGACTGATGCTTTACTTGGTTTTGCTAATGTTGAACTTTATACGTTCAGTCTTAGTCATGCTTAGTCTAAGCCCTTAATTTATAAAGTATTTCTTTATAGCCAAAGTTTAGAGTCATGAAATAGACTCTCACTGACC contains:
- the LOC135651663 gene encoding small heat shock protein, chloroplastic-like, giving the protein MPSTISNPNSVSLLPLSSRGRGSSTLGHRFLALHGVRQSPLGAPRNLAVKAMVPDGRDSLDHLQRAGKVRQQQEPQRHAPRRGVAPSAPLGLWDRFPTARTVQQMMETMERIMDDPLGYSVTSSPSVGGEEFGGGYRRGRTPWEIKEGEGVYKMRFDMPGMTKNDVKVWVEERMLVIKAEKLPKEIKEGEEEEWSAKSYGRYNSRIALPDTIDLEKIKAEVKDGVLYVTIPKASPSSKVVDISVQ